The following proteins are encoded in a genomic region of Syntrophotaleaceae bacterium:
- a CDS encoding four helix bundle suffix domain-containing protein — MTEHEELIPSHGGYRNLKSFQIAQLVHDVTVRFCDRYIDRFSRTRDQMVQAARSGVQNIAEGSQASGTSKKTELKLTNVARASLEELKLDYEDFLRQRGLSIWPREDPRRKELIARRCATADDVAQWVWETRNGHGGQSGLCGPDGQNGQTEASTTSTTSTQSNQSTYPEIAANAALTLIAVACSLLDRQIAAQAAAFEQEGGFTERLYRVRSRARK, encoded by the coding sequence ATGACCGAGCATGAAGAACTGATTCCCAGTCATGGCGGCTACCGTAACCTGAAAAGCTTTCAGATCGCGCAGCTCGTCCATGACGTCACGGTGCGCTTCTGCGACCGCTACATCGACAGATTCAGCCGTACCCGGGACCAGATGGTGCAGGCGGCGCGTAGCGGCGTGCAGAACATCGCCGAAGGGAGTCAGGCCTCGGGCACTTCGAAGAAAACCGAGCTGAAACTAACCAACGTGGCCAGGGCCAGTCTGGAAGAGCTCAAGTTGGATTACGAGGATTTTCTGCGGCAGCGGGGATTGTCGATCTGGCCACGGGAAGACCCGCGACGCAAGGAGCTGATAGCCCGGCGGTGCGCCACTGCCGATGACGTGGCGCAATGGGTGTGGGAAACCAGGAATGGACATGGTGGACAAAGTGGACTTTGTGGACCTGATGGACAGAACGGACAAACCGAGGCGTCCACAACGTCCACAACGTCCACCCAGTCCAACCAGTCCACCTACCCCGAAATCGCCGCCAATGCCGCCCTGACCCTGATAGCCGTTGCCTGCAGCCTGCTCGACCGCCAGATCGCCGCCCAGGCTGCCGCTTTTGAGCAGGAAGGCGGTTTTACCGAAAGGCTCTACCGGGTTCGGAGCAGAGCCCGAAAATAA